In one Streptomyces sp. T12 genomic region, the following are encoded:
- a CDS encoding histidine phosphatase family protein, whose product MTTSTPSATLLLARHGQTIWHAENRYAGVSDVPLTDTGRAQAEALGRWAAAHPVDAIWTSPLSRAVATADPACRALGLTPHREPGLRECDFGVLEGRTLAEFAAEDPAAAEAFRTDPVAHPFPAAENPVAAADRGTAALRRIAAAHPGERVLVVAHNTLFRLVLCTLLSIPAGEYRRVFPRLRNTAISELLVKTDGSAALLSLNVPCEPDVP is encoded by the coding sequence ATGACCACGAGTACGCCGAGTGCGACGCTGCTGCTGGCCCGGCACGGACAGACCATCTGGCACGCCGAGAACCGCTACGCCGGCGTGAGCGACGTGCCCCTCACCGACACGGGCCGTGCCCAGGCCGAGGCCCTCGGCCGCTGGGCCGCCGCCCACCCGGTCGACGCGATCTGGACGTCCCCGCTCTCCCGCGCCGTGGCCACCGCCGACCCCGCCTGCCGGGCCCTCGGTCTCACTCCGCACCGCGAACCAGGCCTGCGCGAATGCGACTTCGGTGTGCTGGAGGGCCGTACGCTCGCGGAGTTCGCGGCCGAGGACCCGGCGGCCGCGGAGGCCTTCCGCACCGACCCGGTGGCCCACCCGTTCCCGGCGGCGGAGAACCCCGTCGCCGCCGCCGACCGCGGAACCGCCGCCCTGCGCCGCATCGCCGCAGCCCACCCCGGCGAACGCGTCCTCGTCGTCGCCCACAACACCCTGTTCCGCCTGGTGCTGTGCACCCTGCTGTCGATCCCGGCCGGGGAGTACCGCAGGGTGTTCCCGCGGTTGCGCAACACGGCGATCAGTGAACTCCTCGTAAAAACCGACGGATCCGCCGCACTTCTCTCCCTCAATGTGCCCTGCGAGCCGGACGTCCCGTAG
- a CDS encoding FGGY-family carbohydrate kinase → MADEQEAWLGIDLGTQSVRVLLVTGDGTVLGSGSAPLAGRRDGVRHEQDPGEWWEGLCAASRAALRGHSRVRVGALAVCGTSGTVLLTDGAGRPMSPALMYDDRRAAQEAARARATGLAVQDTWALPKALWLTEAYGQGRITHQPDLIVALLTGELPPADSSHALKTGYDLERDAWPTALPRLSLPDRAFPDVVRPGSPLGEVSPTAAEATGIPAGTPVIAGMTDGCAAQIASAALRPGSWNSVLGTTLVLKGASATPVRDATGVVYNHRAPDGSWLPGGASSVGAGVLTAAFPGADPAAMDKLAAAYEPSGAITYPLVSPGERFPFLAPDACALVLGEPESDADLWASLLQGVAFTERLCLDYLHHLGAPVDGPLTFTGGAARSPYWNQLRADILGRPARVPQQTEPALGMAALAAYGAGATPHLQEAAEGMVRIGTTVEPRPDRTTRYAEPYARLVDALTARGWLPPPVAAHAHARLDMDTSAS, encoded by the coding sequence ATGGCGGACGAGCAGGAGGCGTGGCTCGGGATCGACCTGGGGACCCAGAGTGTCCGGGTCCTGCTGGTCACCGGGGACGGCACCGTCCTCGGCAGCGGTTCGGCCCCACTCGCCGGGCGGCGGGACGGGGTGCGGCACGAGCAGGATCCGGGGGAGTGGTGGGAGGGGCTGTGCGCGGCGTCCCGGGCCGCGCTGCGGGGACACTCCCGGGTACGGGTCGGTGCGCTCGCGGTGTGCGGGACGTCCGGGACCGTACTGCTGACGGACGGGGCGGGGCGGCCGATGAGCCCCGCGCTGATGTACGACGACCGGCGCGCGGCGCAGGAGGCGGCGCGGGCGCGGGCGACGGGGCTCGCGGTGCAGGACACCTGGGCGCTGCCGAAGGCGCTGTGGCTGACCGAGGCCTACGGCCAGGGCCGGATCACCCACCAGCCGGACCTGATCGTCGCCCTCCTCACCGGCGAACTCCCCCCGGCCGACTCCAGCCACGCCCTCAAGACCGGCTACGACCTGGAGCGCGACGCCTGGCCGACCGCACTGCCCCGACTCAGCCTCCCCGACCGGGCGTTCCCCGACGTCGTCCGCCCCGGCAGCCCCCTCGGCGAGGTCTCCCCGACCGCCGCCGAGGCCACCGGCATCCCCGCCGGCACCCCCGTGATCGCCGGGATGACCGACGGCTGCGCGGCCCAGATCGCCTCCGCCGCCCTGCGCCCCGGCTCCTGGAACTCGGTGCTCGGCACCACGCTGGTCCTCAAGGGCGCGTCCGCGACGCCGGTCCGGGACGCGACCGGCGTGGTCTACAACCACCGTGCGCCGGACGGGAGTTGGCTGCCCGGCGGTGCCTCAAGCGTGGGCGCGGGCGTGCTCACGGCGGCGTTCCCCGGCGCCGACCCGGCGGCAATGGACAAGCTGGCCGCCGCATACGAGCCGTCCGGCGCGATCACCTACCCCCTGGTCTCCCCCGGCGAGCGCTTCCCCTTCCTCGCCCCGGACGCCTGCGCGCTCGTCCTGGGCGAACCGGAGTCCGACGCCGACCTGTGGGCCTCGCTCCTCCAAGGCGTCGCCTTCACGGAACGCCTGTGCCTGGACTACCTGCACCACCTGGGCGCCCCCGTCGACGGCCCCCTCACCTTCACGGGCGGCGCCGCCCGCAGCCCGTACTGGAACCAACTGCGCGCCGACATCCTGGGCCGCCCGGCCCGGGTCCCGCAGCAGACGGAACCGGCCCTGGGCATGGCGGCGCTGGCGGCGTACGGCGCGGGCGCGACACCCCACCTCCAGGAGGCCGCGGAAGGCATGGTCCGCATCGGCACGACCGTCGAACCCCGCCCCGACCGCACCACCCGCTACGCCGAACCGTACGCCCGCCTGGTCGACGCCCTGACGGCCCGAGGCTGGCTCCCACCCCCGGTCGCGGCGCACGCACACGCCCGCCTGGACATGGATACTTCGGCTTCATGA
- a CDS encoding sugar ABC transporter substrate-binding protein, with protein sequence MDMHVHDRRRFLALTAAAAATPLLAACGAGFGGDDNKSDGSAADDVTGSFDWKREKGTTVKALLNKHPYTDALIADLKSFTEKTGIKVEYDVFPEDNYFDKLTVDLSSGRASYDVFMLGAYMVWQYGPPGWLEDLGPWMRNSSATGSEWDQADFFPNLLQADQWSLKAGAPLGQGGQYALPWGWETNVVAYNTDVFKKLGLKPAETFDELRELAGTIKRKAPGAGFDGMYGIAVRGSRSWATIHPGFMTMYARNGLRDFTVQDGKLTPAMNTPQAVAFTEDWAGMVKQGGPPSWTSYTWYQCSSDLGAKKAGMLFDADTAAYFQAVEGASPASGKIAFHPGPKGPDGSLATNMWIWSLGMNAKSKKKSASWLFLQWATGKEHLLKSAITHNHIDPVRKSIADDGAYKDKMKHLPGFIETFETVVDQTKIQFTPQAQFFDATTSWAAALQEIYGGQGAKSVLDGLAGDLADKVG encoded by the coding sequence ATGGACATGCACGTGCACGATCGCCGCCGCTTCCTCGCCCTGACCGCCGCGGCCGCCGCGACCCCGCTGCTCGCGGCCTGCGGGGCCGGGTTCGGCGGTGACGACAACAAAAGCGACGGCTCGGCCGCGGACGACGTCACCGGCTCCTTCGACTGGAAGCGGGAGAAGGGCACGACCGTCAAGGCGCTGCTCAACAAGCACCCCTACACGGACGCGCTGATCGCCGACCTGAAGTCCTTCACCGAGAAGACCGGCATCAAGGTCGAGTACGACGTCTTCCCCGAGGACAACTACTTCGACAAGCTCACCGTCGACCTGTCCAGCGGACGCGCCTCGTACGACGTCTTCATGCTGGGCGCCTACATGGTCTGGCAGTACGGGCCGCCCGGCTGGCTCGAAGACCTCGGCCCCTGGATGCGCAACTCCTCGGCCACCGGCTCCGAATGGGACCAGGCCGACTTCTTCCCGAACCTCCTCCAGGCCGACCAGTGGTCCCTGAAGGCGGGCGCGCCGCTCGGGCAGGGCGGGCAGTACGCGTTGCCGTGGGGCTGGGAGACGAACGTCGTCGCCTACAACACGGACGTCTTCAAGAAACTCGGCCTCAAGCCCGCCGAGACCTTCGACGAGCTGCGCGAACTCGCCGGGACCATCAAGCGGAAGGCGCCGGGTGCGGGCTTCGACGGCATGTACGGGATCGCCGTACGGGGCTCGCGCAGCTGGGCCACCATCCACCCGGGCTTCATGACGATGTACGCCCGCAACGGCCTGCGCGACTTCACAGTCCAGGACGGGAAGCTCACACCCGCCATGAACACCCCGCAGGCCGTCGCCTTCACCGAGGACTGGGCCGGCATGGTCAAGCAGGGCGGGCCGCCGTCCTGGACGTCGTACACCTGGTACCAGTGCTCCAGCGACCTCGGTGCGAAGAAGGCCGGGATGCTGTTCGATGCGGACACCGCCGCGTACTTCCAGGCGGTCGAGGGCGCCAGCCCCGCCTCCGGGAAGATCGCCTTCCACCCCGGTCCGAAGGGACCGGACGGTTCGCTGGCCACCAACATGTGGATCTGGTCGCTCGGCATGAACGCCAAGAGCAAGAAGAAGAGCGCCAGTTGGCTGTTCCTGCAGTGGGCGACCGGCAAGGAGCACCTGCTCAAGAGCGCGATCACGCACAACCACATCGACCCGGTGCGCAAGTCGATCGCCGACGACGGCGCCTACAAGGACAAGATGAAGCACCTGCCCGGCTTCATCGAGACCTTCGAGACGGTCGTCGACCAGACGAAGATCCAGTTCACCCCGCAGGCGCAGTTCTTCGACGCGACCACCAGCTGGGCCGCCGCCCTCCAGGAGATCTACGGCGGGCAGGGCGCCAAGTCGGTGCTCGACGGGCTGGCGGGCGACCTCGCCGACAAGGTGGGCTAG
- a CDS encoding carbohydrate ABC transporter permease yields MGWRLALRPYVLIVPALLLTCGILYPFGLGLYYTLFDFSASKPQPDMVRFENYETVFTQEAFWNSAWVTVLYAVGAAAVETVLGVAVALLLHRSTIVGRVLEKILILPLMIAPVIAAIIWKLMLQPSVGVINYLLKPFGLGGVQWTDTPTGALLSSIAVDVWVYTPFVAILALAGLRSLPTSPFEAAAVDGAGWWYTFRRLTLPMLWPYVLVAVIFRFMDSLKVFDIIYALTEGGPGDSTVVLQIRAYLEAIRFQRYSFGISYTIVLWAVVYLAAMVLVKHLGKIQRKAAEVK; encoded by the coding sequence ATGGGATGGCGGCTCGCCCTGCGCCCGTACGTCCTGATCGTCCCCGCGCTGCTGCTGACCTGCGGGATCCTCTATCCCTTCGGACTCGGCCTCTACTACACGCTGTTCGACTTCTCGGCGAGCAAACCGCAGCCGGACATGGTGCGGTTCGAGAACTACGAGACGGTCTTCACGCAGGAGGCCTTCTGGAACTCGGCGTGGGTGACGGTGCTGTACGCGGTCGGGGCGGCCGCGGTGGAGACCGTGCTGGGCGTGGCCGTCGCCCTGCTGCTGCACCGGTCGACGATCGTCGGGCGGGTGCTGGAGAAGATCCTCATCCTGCCGCTGATGATCGCGCCGGTGATCGCGGCCATCATCTGGAAGCTGATGCTCCAGCCGTCGGTAGGGGTGATCAACTACCTCCTGAAACCCTTCGGGCTGGGCGGAGTCCAGTGGACGGACACCCCGACCGGCGCGCTGCTGTCGTCGATCGCCGTGGACGTCTGGGTCTACACCCCGTTCGTGGCGATCCTCGCCCTGGCCGGCCTGCGCTCGCTGCCCACGTCTCCCTTCGAGGCGGCGGCCGTCGACGGGGCGGGCTGGTGGTACACCTTCCGGCGGCTGACGCTGCCGATGCTGTGGCCGTATGTGCTGGTCGCGGTGATCTTCCGGTTCATGGACTCGCTGAAGGTGTTCGACATCATCTACGCCCTGACGGAGGGCGGGCCGGGCGACTCGACCGTCGTCCTGCAGATCCGGGCGTACCTGGAGGCGATCCGCTTCCAGCGGTACTCGTTCGGGATCAGCTACACGATCGTGCTGTGGGCCGTGGTGTATCTCGCCGCGATGGTGCTGGTGAAGCACCTGGGGAAGATCCAGCGGAAGGCGGCCGAGGTGAAATGA